A single region of the Nicotiana sylvestris chromosome 6, ASM39365v2, whole genome shotgun sequence genome encodes:
- the LOC104228057 gene encoding serine/arginine-rich splicing factor SR45a-like, whose amino-acid sequence MSYSRRSRYSRSPSYNRYSRSVSRSKYLSRSRSRSCDSSDVENPGNNLYVTGLSTRVKERDVEKHFSAEGKVEDVHLVVDPWTQESRGFGFVTMSSVEEADRCIKYLNRSVLEGRVITVEKARRRRGRTPTPGKYLGLRTVSVRRESRSYSPRSRSRSPRYSSESCRSRSRSRSYSPYYRRERGYYSPCYRGCQRSHSPYYSCRHRHSYSPYSPYYSRGRSYSRSSSPYSRSPASRSDRPCSPDDRYYRRSRYRDCSPVNRRRNRSYSPNDGYYRRSRYRDYSPDSRDLSYSLDDRYYRQSRYRGYSPGDRYYYQRSRYRSISRSISPRYRRARRSYSRSVSPTRSKRNYSRSVSRSSQSCSSYSPSPKRVSKRSRSVGASSRFVSRSVTPRSSSPSS is encoded by the exons ATGTCGTATTCCAGGAGGTCAAG GTATTCTCGCTCACCTTCATACAATCGATATAGTAGATCTGTCTCAAGGTCCAAATATCTTTCAAGGAGCCGGTCAAG GAGCTGTGATTCAAGCGATGTTGAGAACCCAGGGAACAATTTGTATGTGACTGGTCTCTCAACCCGCGTTAAAGAGCGAGACGTCGAGAAGCATTTTTCTGCTGAGGGGAAG GTTGAAGATGTTCATCTTGTTGTTGACCCATGGACCCAGGAATCTCGTGGGTTCGGTTTCGTGACAATGTCCAGTGTTGAGGAAGCTGATCGCTGCATCAAGTATTTGAACCGCTCGGTACTTGAAGGCAGAGTGATAACTGTGGAGAAG GCTAGGAGGAGAAGAGGTAGAACACCTACTCCAGGAAAATATTTGGGTCTCAGAACAGTCAGTG TTCGTCGCGAATCACGAAGTTATTCCCCTCGTTCAAGGAGTCGCTCTCCCCGTTACTCATCTGAGAGTTGCAGGAGCAGGAGCAGGAGCAGATCTTACTCTCCATATTACAGACGAGAGCGTGGATACTACTCTCCCTGTTACAGAGGATGCCAGAGATCCCATTCTCCATATTACAGTTGCCGCCACCGTCACTCATACTCACCTTATTCTCCTTACTATAGTCGTGGCAGATCTTATTCTCGATCTTCATCTCCATATAGCAGATCACCCGCGAGTCGGAGTGATCGTCCCTGTTCTCCAGATGACCGTTATTATAGAAGAAGCCGCTACCGTGACTGCTCTCCTGTCAACAGGCGGCGTAATCGTTCCTACTCTCCAAATGACGGTTACTACAGAAGAAGCCGCTACCGTGACTACTCTCCTGACAGCCGTGATCTTTCCTACTCCCTGGATGATCGTTATTACAGACAAAGCCGCTATCGTGGCTACTCCCCTGGCGACAGGTACTACTATCAAAGGAGCCGATATCGTTCCATTTCTCGGAGCATTTCACCTCGTTATCGAAGGGCCAGGAGAAGCTACTCACGCAGTGTATCACCTACGCGGTCAAAGAGGAACTATTCGAGAAGTGTTTCCAGGAGTAGTCAGTCTTGTAGCAGTTATTCTCCTAGTCCAAAGAGAGTCTCTAAGAGGAGTCGCAGTGTTGGTGCATCTTCTAGATTTGTTTCAAGGTCTGTTACACCTAGGTCTTCGTCTCCTTCATCATGA